One window from the genome of Cryobacterium sp. GrIS_2_6 encodes:
- a CDS encoding SDR family NAD(P)-dependent oxidoreductase: protein MPVIAIIGAGPGLGAAVARRFGREGFSIALIARNQSKLGAMAAELTAAGFSARAYAADVLTPTSLEAALARAEAELGPITALQYSPLPSRDYLKPVLEMTPELALEALQFSALGLIHAVRAVLPAMRQAGSGSIILINGGTSVKARAGFAGTSVAFPAESAYGEMLHEALSDEGIRVSQLVIPGGIPQLQLANGIDGVADRIWDVHAVAGPFRTMLIPLEDGRE, encoded by the coding sequence GTGCCCGTCATCGCCATCATCGGAGCCGGACCGGGACTCGGCGCGGCCGTTGCGCGAAGGTTCGGGCGCGAAGGCTTCTCTATTGCCCTGATCGCCAGGAATCAGTCGAAACTGGGCGCCATGGCAGCCGAGCTCACCGCCGCCGGCTTCTCCGCCAGGGCTTACGCAGCGGATGTCCTCACGCCGACATCGCTCGAAGCGGCCCTTGCGCGCGCCGAGGCAGAACTCGGACCCATCACGGCGTTGCAGTACAGCCCGCTCCCGTCGCGCGACTACCTGAAACCAGTTCTCGAGATGACTCCGGAGCTGGCGCTGGAGGCACTGCAGTTCTCGGCCCTCGGGCTCATCCACGCGGTGCGTGCGGTGCTCCCGGCGATGCGGCAGGCAGGGAGCGGCAGCATCATCTTGATCAACGGCGGAACCTCGGTGAAGGCCCGCGCCGGCTTTGCAGGCACCTCGGTAGCATTCCCGGCCGAGAGCGCCTACGGCGAGATGCTTCACGAGGCCCTGTCGGATGAGGGCATCCGAGTGAGCCAACTGGTGATCCCGGGCGGCATCCCGCAGCTTCAGCTGGCCAACGGCATCGACGGCGTCGCCGATCGCATCTGGGACGTCCACGCCGTCGCCGGT